The Paenibacillus yonginensis genome segment TCTGTCTCTCCTTTGTCTTTCTGGACTACGGTCCGGTATCCAAACCTATGTATGTTTATCGACAACTGGAAGTTGTTTCGTTACCTTTTTCCACTATTCTCCTTTAAAAATAGACAAAAAGACCTAATTTCCGCGGATAACCCGAACGATAAAACGGTGTTCCAGCTTGGACAGCTTTTCGCCGGACCGCAGTGTTACCTCTTTCTCATCGTGGGCCGATATCAGCGTACGGTAATGGACGATTCGGTCCCCCTTCCAGATCATAACCGGCGAACGGAATTGAATCGCATTGTCAAACTGTACATTCTCTTTCATGATATAACCGACCGAATGAGGCCTGGCGGCCAGACCGGCTGCGGTCCCTCTTCGAAAAGGGCCGGGTTCGGCCGGCATAATTTTCACGATTTCACTGAGCGGAATATAAACCGGCTTTGGCCCAAGCAGGACCCGTTCTTTTTCATGATCCCAGGCTTCGATTCTGGCCGAATAAGTCCGTTCGTCATTCAGACGAGTAATGGCCGCATACCGGCCGATCCATTTTGAAAGATCCACTGGTCTATACCTCCTACAATTCCAAATCACTTTCACGAATACGCCAATCGATCGGCGTTCTGCCGTGGCTGCTCAGGAACGCATTGCATCTTGAAAAAGGTCTGCTGCCAAAAAATCCGTGCCGCGCGGACAACGGACTAGGATGAGCCGAAGCGATGATCTCGTGACGCCTTGCGTCAATGATCGCTCCTTTTTTCCGCGCATAGTTGCCCCACAGCATAAACACTACGGGCTGCGGACCTTCATTCAGCTTGGAAATCACCGCGTCCGTAAAGCGTTCCCACCCCTTCCCCTGATGCGAGTTGGGAATCCCCTCCCGCACCGTCAATATGGAGTTAAGCAGCAGAACGCCCTCCTCCGCCCACGGCGTAAGCGTGCCGGTAAGGGGAACAGGAATATCCAGATCGGCGGACATTTCTTTATAAATGTTATGAAGGGAAGGGGGAATCCGAACGCCAGGCAGCACGGAGAAACTCAAGCCGTGAGCTTGTCCCAGTTGGTGGTACGGGTCCTGCCCCACAATCACCGCCTTCACCTCATGAAAAGGAGTCAGTTCAAACGCCTGAAACAAAAAAGAACGCGGCGGAAACACCACATGCTCCGCATATTCATGGTTCAGCCATTCCATCAATTCCTGAAAATAAGGCTGCCCCATTTCCTCCCGCAAAACTTCATCCCAATCATTTCCGAACATGCTACATCTCTCCAGTCCCGAATTATGTCTAAGATTCTTTACCCAAAAGGTCGGAACTCGTCACTTGGGAGCCTGATGAATTCATATTCGGTTCCCTTGCCATCTGATCTAATCAGTCTGAAAAAATGCCCCTTATTTCCGGCCGTAATCGGCTTTGATCTCGCCCCAATGTTTAGTCTGCCATTTGAGGACAGGAGTCGAATAAGTGTTGGTGTTCAGCCAGCTGACTGCCCGGTCGATCAGCCCCCAGATTTCAGCGGTTGAGCTGTTGCGGGGAAGCGTTGTCGCCACCTGTTTCTTTTTGACCCAATTAATCGCGTTGACGGAATCGGAATAGACCACTTTATTGCTGCCGGTCTGCTTGATCAATGCCAGGGCGTGTACAATCGCCAGAAACTCACCGATATTGTTGGTGCCATTCGGAATCGGGCCTACGGCAAAAATCACCTCTCCCGTAGCCGTGTCCACCCCTTTGTATTCAACCGGTCCCGGATTGCCCCTAGTCCCGACATCCACAGAGATGCTGTTGTAGTTAATTTCCCCTATTTCCTCCGGAGTTGCTGTTGTCCGGCTTCTGCCCGCTGCTCCCGACGCAGACGGGCCGGCCCCGCTGCCCCAGTTGCCTTTCCAACCCGCCTTATAGGCTGCCTCAGCCTCTGCACGGCTTGCATAAGATTTATATTTCGCTCCTGTATAACCGTTTGTCTGCTTCTGGCAGTCCGCCCAGGAATCGTAGACGCCCGGCTTCTTGCCTTCCCAAACCACGTAAAACTTCTGCCCTGCCAATAAATTCAGCCCCTTGATCCTCTGTGATAAAAAAATCCCCTTTCACCTCATTCCACACCATAGCGCAGAAACCGTAAAAGAGGACCGTTGTATGCACAAAAACACCGCTTGTACATGTGTATTCCTAGCTTACTTGAAAGCGACATGGGCGTCAATGCCGGAGGCACTAGGAGAGAACCGCCCGATCAGCAATGCACAGTCCCAGCCGTATTAAAAGGACCTTCCTCCACATTACCTGTTGTATAATAGAAAAATACTCCCATAAAGGACGGACTTTTCTTATGCTTCAAACCTTGAATCGCCGGCTTAACCGGATGATGCCGCTTATTACGCCTGCCAGTATTATCGCTGGCGTCTTGTGCGGAGGACTGCTCTCCTCCTATACGTTCCTATCCCCGTGGCTGTTTGCGTTTATGACTTTTGCCGGAAGCATCAGCCTCAGCTTCAGAGACTTCTTCAGCGTGCTCAAGAAACCGCTCCCGCTGGTCGCCTGCTTGCTGGTGCTGCACTTGATTATGCCGCTTGTTGCGCTGGGATCGGGGCATCTCGTCTTCTCGGGCGATGCTTATACCATCACCGGGCTTGTGCTTGCAGCCGCCATCCCGACAGGGGTCAGCAGCTTTGTGTGGGTCAGCCTGTACCGGGGCAGCATAGCCCTGACCTTGTCCATAATTCTTATAGACACCCTTCTTGCTCCTTTTGTTGTTCCGGGCATCCTGTCCCTGCTTATCGGGGCAAACGTTCATCTGGATATCCTGCCGATGATGAGCAGCCTGTTCTGGATGATCGTCTTCCCTTCGCTGCTCGGCATGGCGCTCAATGAGTGGACGAAAGGCGCTGTGGTACCGGTTTGGGGACCGCGGCTAAATCCTTTTTCCAAAATAGCCATGGCGGTGGTCATCGCGATTAACGGCTCTGTCGTCGCCCCTTATCTAGCCGATTTCAGCTTAAAGCTGGCCGGGTTGGCCGTCATGATCATTGCTTTGGCCGGTGCCGGTTACCTGCTCAGCTTCCTGATTTCATCTCTTATGGGCTGGAGCGAACCCGACCAGGTCGCGCTTGTATTTAATGGGGGCATGCGGAACATCAGCGCCGGAGCGGTGCTTGCCGTTGCTTATTTTCCCGCCCCCGTGGCCGTTCCGGTTGTGCTCGGCATGGTGTTTCAGCAGATGATGGCTTCGCTGGTCGGCTTCCTGCTCGGGCGCCGTTCCCGGTGGCGGGAATTAAAGGGGCCCAGCGGAACTTCACCCCCCGCTTAACGATACCCCCGACTCATATTCCTAGTAAGGCTGCCAAGTTTTTTGTGTTAGAGTTTCATCCTATAACTGCTATTGAACTTATATATTAGACCTATATCCACCTTCTCCTTTATGATAATCCTAAATACCATGAAGGAGGCGGATAGATTTGATGATCTATGATTTTGTAGCCCATTCGGTTGATGGAGTCCCTGTCGGTTTGTCCAAATACGAAGGCAAAGTGCTCCTCATTGTCAATACTGCCAGCAAATGCAGCTATTCCCGGCAGTTTGCCGGTCTTCAGGAGCTGTATGACGCCTATCGGGACAAAGGGTTGGAGATTCTCGGGTTCCCCTGCAACCAATTCAATCAGAAAGAGCCAGGGACAGGAGCGGAAGCGGAAGCTCACTGCCGGCACAGCTATGGGGTTACATTTCCGATCTTTGAGAAAGTAGAGGTTCGCGGGTCATCCGCCCATCCCTTGTTTCTCCATCTGACCCGGCAAGCCCCGTTTCAAGGCTATGATACCGAAACACCGGAGGGCAAGTGGATGAAGGATTTTCTGTTGGAAAAATATCCGGAGTTTTATGCCGGAGACGAAATCAAATGGAATTTCACAAAATTCCTGATTGGGCGCAGCGGCGAAACCATCCAAAGATTTGAAACCACGGTAGAGCCCGCTGCCCTTGCCGCGGCTGTTCAAGCGCTCCTTTGAGCGAAGGAAGTCAGGTAGAAGGAGATCAGCAGAGGAAATTTAGTTCCCTCTGCTTTTTTGTTTCTGCTTCAGCCAGAAATCCGGTTCGACATAGGGAATCAAAGCATCATCCAGTTCATCTCCGGGGGCCGTTGTCAGCTGTACGAGGAGCATTTCTTTTTTATTGGAAGGGTGAAGATCAGCGGTGGTGATAGTTATAACTTCTACTCCGTTTCTTTTTGGCTTGCCAGCTACGACGACTTGGTTCCCTAGGGTATAAACTTTATTAACCGAGGTTTGGAATACTACCATATATAAATCAAGCTTTGTGTCGTGCTGGAAAAAGGGAAACGTGATGCCTACATCCCCCTGAAAAGTATATTGCTCCGAAAGCCCTATATCATAGGCGGGAAACAATCTGTGCAGGGCATAATACATTCGGAGCGGGATATAACTCCATCTGCCTCCCGAATAGGTGCTGTGCCACCTTTTATCGTAGACGGGTCTTACGTACTCCGGATCTTCTTTGATGACTTTAAAAGGGATGGATGTTCCCTTCCTGATTATTTCAGCTGGATGGATCCTATCCGAAGGATAAAACTTCTCCATCTCCACCCTAGAAGGAAGATCGTTCATTTGGATCGGCTCAGCTGGCTCTAAACGTGCCAAACGCTCTTGAAGCTCTTTGGATTGATTGGCAGGGGCTAACCTTTTGTTATTGGAATCGGGGGCAAAAGATTGAACAGCCCATGAAGGCAAGCCAAATAAAGAATCCAGTATCACACCTGTTAAAATAACGAGGACTGTTTTAAATGTCCCTTGTGCCCATTTATAGTTCCGCAATTTACATCACCGCTAAATAGTCTGGTTCTTAGAGAAAAAAATATGTGGTGCTCCCTTTAAGCCATATTCCAAGCAAAATAAAAATTCCCTCAATCCACACAAAACACGCTATATGAACGGCTACCTCACGCCACTCGCTCGCCAACTACACGGGGACCTCATCATTCATTTATCGGGATGTTTCCCTTTGGCGCCCAATCCATTGCGCTTTCCGGGTGTCCCAACGATATTTTAAGAACTGGAGTGCTACGATAAAAATGCAGTCGAAAAACACCCTCGTATGAAATAAAATGAAAGCTAATGAGGGGATGAGCGAGAATGAATCGGTACGACAAAGCATTCAAAGAAGAAGCGGTAAGGTTAAGCGATGAGATCGGGCCCAAGAAAGCGGCCGAGCAGTTAGGCGTAGCCTACCACACCTTGCAGGACTGGAGGAAACGAAGAACCCTGCACGGTGATGGAGCGCATATCGGAAGTGGTCGCGCTTATGCATCTGCCAATAAGACTACGCGTGAAATCGAATTAGAAAGAGAAAACAGCGAGTTGCGTCGTGCGAATGAAATTCTCAAGGACGCACTTGGTTTTTTCGCAAAAGACCGGAAGCGCTAAAAGCATGCCAGCTCTATGGTTACATCCGTGAACGACGGGATCGATGGACCGTCAAAGAGATGTGCAAAGTACTTGCTGTCAGCGAATCAGGCTATTACCGCAGCTTGAAGCCCACACCCAAACGAGAGCGGCAAGAACGCCTTCTGGTCAAAATCAAAGAAATCATCGAAGAATATGAAGACAACAGCAATTACGGTGCCCAGCGGATTAGGCTGGCTCTAGCGCAAAAAGAGATCGTGACCAGCTACAGCACCGTCTATCGCATCATGAAGAAGCACGGTCTGCTGAAGAAAGTGAGGCGTCATCCAAACGGCATTACACGTGAGGATGCGGCAGCTCAAAAGAGCGAGAACCTGATCCAGAGAGACTTCAGCGCCTCAGCCCCCAACCAGAAGTGGCTATCGGATATCACAGAAGTGCCTTGTTTAGACGGTAAGCTGTATGTGTCCGCCGTATTGGACTGTTTCAATGGGGAGATCGTGGGTCTGGCCATGGATGACAACATGCGTAAGGAACTCTGCATCCAAGCTTTTGAGAATGCCTGCAGGGCCAGAAATGCTCGTGGAATGATTTATCACAGCGACCGAGGCAGCCAGTTCACGAGCCACGCATTCCGAGCGTGTCTGGCTAAACGAGATGTCGTTCAAAGCATGAGCGGCACAGGGCGCTGCTATGACAACGCAAGAATGGAAAGCTTCTTTGCTACGCTAAAGAAAGAAAAGCTATATAAGATCAAAACCGAGCAATACCCGATGGCCTATATGAAATCGATTATCTTCCGATACATCATGGTCTATTACAACAGACAGAGGGTTTACACCTCTAATCCAGGGGGATGGCCCCCAGCTATTTATCGCGAAAGAATGCTGTCACAGGCAGCTTAATCATGGGGTTCTCATGAGTGTGTTTTCAAACTGCACTTTTTTTGACAACTCCAAACTTAGCAATGTATATCAATTGGTCTCTGACATGAACAAAAAAAAGAGCGCAGCCCTACGGAGATTAATCCGCTAAGATTACGCTAAATTGACGTTTATGTTATTTAAAAGTACCTAAATCGAAGTTTATGTACTCAGCTCCGCCGAAGTCAAACATATTGTCACGCATAGCGAGTACCGCAGAGGTTACCTCTGCAGGGACTTTAAAGATTACACTTTTGGTCAACTTAAGACCAAAATTGATCTTATCATACATAAAAATTGGATCTCCGTCCCAGCTCAAGGAGTCATCAGGCGCAAACTCGCGGTTGCTGCCATCTAACAATTTAAAGTAACTACTGTCTACATTAATTGGAGCGTTCCCGTTGTTCTCCACTTCGATCGTAACCTTTACCGACAATGCTCCGTCATCATTTGTAGTGGCGGTCACTTTGTTAACGGTGACACCGTAGTCACCAAACGAAGCACTTTGCCCAACTTGGTATACAGTCGCACTCTCGGATGCACTAGGTTCTGGGGAGGTAGTTGTCGCTGCGGCACTCGTAGAGGTGGAGATATAACGCGTGGTACTCAAGGATGAAGACGATTCGTTATTTGCGAATTTTACGATGAACCCGATAACCGTAAGCATAATGGCAAAACCTACGACAAATCTGACAATCAGTTCGGCTGGGCTCGGTTTACCCAAATTAAACTTTTCACCGGGAATCTTATCATTTGGCAAAAAGATGACCTCCGTAAAATCAGAATAGCGACTCACTTACAGTATTTATATGACAGAATACAGCTGCTAATCGCAATTATTTTACAGATCAATTCTGGCGGAAGTACCTTTACAAAAAATAACTCCCGTAGTTTATTTTTCAGCGCGAGTTTTATAGGGGTTAGAAAAGGGGCCTCATGTTGTTGGCCTTGAGGACCCGTGACGACAGTCTGCAATTATTCAAGCGTATACATTACGCCACTATACAGGATTGGCAATCCTTTCGGATCACTGACGCCGCAAACCTGCGCCCCTCCGCCATTCCCCGTTTCCTATCGCCCCCGCACGTTTGTGCACCGTTTATATAAACGACATTAAAACTACACCATTACGCGA includes the following:
- a CDS encoding transposase, whose product is MNRYDKAFKEEAVRLSDEIGPKKAAEQLGVAYHTLQDWRKRRTLHGDGAHIGSGRAYASANKTTREIELERENSELRRANEILKDALGFFAKDRKR
- a CDS encoding IS3 family transposase codes for the protein MRERRDRWTVKEMCKVLAVSESGYYRSLKPTPKRERQERLLVKIKEIIEEYEDNSNYGAQRIRLALAQKEIVTSYSTVYRIMKKHGLLKKVRRHPNGITREDAAAQKSENLIQRDFSASAPNQKWLSDITEVPCLDGKLYVSAVLDCFNGEIVGLAMDDNMRKELCIQAFENACRARNARGMIYHSDRGSQFTSHAFRACLAKRDVVQSMSGTGRCYDNARMESFFATLKKEKLYKIKTEQYPMAYMKSIIFRYIMVYYNRQRVYTSNPGGWPPAIYRERMLSQAA
- the ung gene encoding uracil-DNA glycosylase, with product MFGNDWDEVLREEMGQPYFQELMEWLNHEYAEHVVFPPRSFLFQAFELTPFHEVKAVIVGQDPYHQLGQAHGLSFSVLPGVRIPPSLHNIYKEMSADLDIPVPLTGTLTPWAEEGVLLLNSILTVREGIPNSHQGKGWERFTDAVISKLNEGPQPVVFMLWGNYARKKGAIIDARRHEIIASAHPSPLSARHGFFGSRPFSRCNAFLSSHGRTPIDWRIRESDLEL
- a CDS encoding bile acid:sodium symporter family protein; translation: MLQTLNRRLNRMMPLITPASIIAGVLCGGLLSSYTFLSPWLFAFMTFAGSISLSFRDFFSVLKKPLPLVACLLVLHLIMPLVALGSGHLVFSGDAYTITGLVLAAAIPTGVSSFVWVSLYRGSIALTLSIILIDTLLAPFVVPGILSLLIGANVHLDILPMMSSLFWMIVFPSLLGMALNEWTKGAVVPVWGPRLNPFSKIAMAVVIAINGSVVAPYLADFSLKLAGLAVMIIALAGAGYLLSFLISSLMGWSEPDQVALVFNGGMRNISAGAVLAVAYFPAPVAVPVVLGMVFQQMMASLVGFLLGRRSRWRELKGPSGTSPPA
- a CDS encoding glutathione peroxidase encodes the protein MMIYDFVAHSVDGVPVGLSKYEGKVLLIVNTASKCSYSRQFAGLQELYDAYRDKGLEILGFPCNQFNQKEPGTGAEAEAHCRHSYGVTFPIFEKVEVRGSSAHPLFLHLTRQAPFQGYDTETPEGKWMKDFLLEKYPEFYAGDEIKWNFTKFLIGRSGETIQRFETTVEPAALAAAVQALL
- the rnhA gene encoding ribonuclease H, whose translation is MAGQKFYVVWEGKKPGVYDSWADCQKQTNGYTGAKYKSYASRAEAEAAYKAGWKGNWGSGAGPSASGAAGRSRTTATPEEIGEINYNSISVDVGTRGNPGPVEYKGVDTATGEVIFAVGPIPNGTNNIGEFLAIVHALALIKQTGSNKVVYSDSVNAINWVKKKQVATTLPRNSSTAEIWGLIDRAVSWLNTNTYSTPVLKWQTKHWGEIKADYGRK
- a CDS encoding DUF4352 domain-containing protein, with translation MPNDKIPGEKFNLGKPSPAELIVRFVVGFAIMLTVIGFIVKFANNESSSSLSTTRYISTSTSAAATTTSPEPSASESATVYQVGQSASFGDYGVTVNKVTATTNDDGALSVKVTIEVENNGNAPINVDSSYFKLLDGSNREFAPDDSLSWDGDPIFMYDKINFGLKLTKSVIFKVPAEVTSAVLAMRDNMFDFGGAEYINFDLGTFK